A window of the Lactuca sativa cultivar Salinas chromosome 5, Lsat_Salinas_v11, whole genome shotgun sequence genome harbors these coding sequences:
- the LOC111899608 gene encoding uncharacterized protein LOC111899608 isoform X1, with protein sequence MDNTVVGEPMDLSEMRSETVGEKRPLENGVDRESGIKKAKGGGIDVGLASNVKKVAEIVLVLATMGKMRGGRKPTAMEVQMMAEAREKLADVCKEFAPKDIFPRDAFGSVIEDLGLNRLREQRLGIRPPKTSIAEKLQLTKQKMEKSEVFPLHSNMYTPPRLQSNISGATENRGASVRMFPSDKTNHTPVSSGSFQNPSNVVHASASNTRALPYQLPTSEVRPGVSNVIHMGRDSSLSVPRAERPHFRIDGGANGSYNTSQSQVIGDHMTGKTPSWSMQPQAASFAKAGSDKVKADGSSSHVITSKPFITQGTPTPMNTNHVPHRMNFIQPPSVTDTHSEVSKIVQKLLHPHLPDHPTWTPPSRDYMTKALTCQMCKGTINDVDTVLVCDACERGYHLRCLHCNPKSIPRGEWQEWHCAKCLTISNGKPLPPKYGRVMRNISTPKLSSNTLTDQPCLDKKSNGISVSQTASGETNSKLTEVENEKHDKSCLVEVERSNEEKFAMLSAPQAPANLEAVTSFENHHTKTDAQSQNTNSSNVQEVSHSDSGQEPGVNGSANKEEGEEGDPVKKVETHDVVVGENEDPLLSSIAMNEVEWIGDVVKEMDGKTYYQSCCINGTSYALKDYALFSSPGNKYLPNKLQEMWEDEKTKKKCVTVTRCFFPDDLPEGVGRPCAPETNEVYESNHESTLLAGLIDGPCEVLPPSKFSEENVVRNRLRARGSDRRKPLFLCKWFYDEIKRLFRDVTC encoded by the exons ATGGATAATACGGTTGTTGGAGAGCCTATGGATCTATCGGAGATGAGATCTGAGACCGTAGGTGAGAAGAGACCGCTGGAGAATGGTGTTGATAGAGAATCGGGCATTAAGAAGGCTAAAGGAGGAGGTATTGATGTTGGGCTGGCGAGTAATGTGAAGAAGGTGGCTGAGATTGTGTTGGTGCTGGCTACTATGGGGAAGATGAGGGGCGGTAGGAAGCCAACGGCGATGGAGGTGCAGATGATGGCTGAGGCGAGGGAGAAATTAGCTGATGTTTGTAAAGAATTTGCTCCAAAAGATATTTTTCCTAGGGATGCTTTTGGGTCAGTAATTGAGGATCTTGGTCTTAATAGATTGAGGGAACAGAGGTTAGGGATTCGGCCTCCAAAGACGTCGATTGCTGAGAAATTGCAGCTTACAAAGCAAAAG ATGGAAAAGTCTGAggttttcccattacattccaATATGTATACACCTCCAAGACTGCAATCAAACATAAGTGGGGCTACTGAAAACCGTGGTGCCTCTGTAAGGATGTTTCCATCAGATAAAACAAATCACACACCTGTTTCTTCTGGAAGCTTCCAGAATCCTTCAAACGTGGTTCATGCTTCTGCATCCAACACACGAGCTTTACCTTATCAATTGCCCACAAGTGAGGTAAGACCTGGTGTCTCCAATGTCATACATATGGGAAGAGATTCTTCATTGTCAGTTCCTCGAGCTGAAAGACCACATTTTAGAATAGATGGAGGTGCAAATGGTTCTTATAATACGTCACAGTCCCAAG TGATTGGAGATCACATGACAGGGAAAACTCCATCATGGTCTATGCAGCCTCAAGCTGCTTCTTTTGCTAAAGCTGGATCTGATAAAGTAAAGGCAGATGGCTCATCTAGTCATGTAATTACATCTAAACCATTCATCACTCAAGGAACACCTACTCCTATGAACACGAATCATGTCCCACATCGTATGAACTTCATTCAACCTCCTTCTGTCACGGATACACACAGTGAAGTTAgtaaaattgttcaaaagttactGCACCCGCATCTGCCAGATCATCCCACATGGACACCTCCTTCAAGGGATTACATGACCAAGGCTTTGACTTGTCAAATGTGCAAGGGGACAATCAATGATGTGGATACTGTACTTGTATGTGATGCTTGTGAAAGAGGGTATCACTTGAGGTGTCTACATTGTAACCCAAAATCTATCCCTAGAGGCGAGTGGCAGGAATGGCATTGTGCAAAGTGTTTGACCATAAGCAATGGAAAACCTCTTCCCCCTAAATATGGTCGTGTTATGAGAAACATAAGTACACCAAAGTTATCTTCAAATACTCTAACAGATCAGCCATGTTTAGATAAGAAATCAAATGGGATCTCTGTTTCACAAACTGCTTCTGGTGAAACCAACAGTAAACTGACAGAAGTAGAAAATGAGAAACATGACAAGTCTTGTTTGGTTGAAGTTGAAAGATCAAATGAAGAGAAGTTTGCAATGCTGTCAGCACCACAGGCTCCTGCTAATCTGGAGGCAGTTACTAGTTTTGAAAATCATCATACAAAGACAGATGCTCAGTCTCAAAACACTAACAGTAGTAATGTCCAAGAAGTTTCACATAGTGATAGTGGACAAGAACCTGGTGTTAATGGTTCAGCTAATAAGGAGGAGGGTGAAGAAGGTGATCCAGTTAAAAAAGTTGAAACTCATGATGTTGTGGTTGGTGAAAATGAGGACCCTTTATTGAGTAGCATAGCCATGAATGAAGTTGAATGGATTGGGGATGTGGTAAAAGAAATGGATGGAAAAACATATTACCAGTCTTGTTGCATCAATGGAACTTCATATGCATTAAAGGATTATGCACTTTTCAGCTCCCCTGGCAATAAATATTTGCCTAATAAACTACAA GAAATGTGGGAAGATGAAAAGACGAAAAAGAAGTGTGTTACTGTGACTCGGTGTTTTTTTCCTGATGATTTGCCCGAGGGTGTTGGTCGCCCATGTGCACCAGAAACCAATGAG GTATATGAATCGAATCATGAAAGCACATTATTGGCTGGGTTGATTGATGGGCCATGTGAGGTTCTTCCTCCAAGCAAGTTCTCTGAAGAAAACGTCGTTAGAAATCGTTTGAGGGCACGAGGCAGTGATAGACGAAAACCTCTTTTTCTTTGCAA ATGGTTTTATGATGAAATAAAACGGCTATTTCGAGATGTTACATGCTGA
- the LOC111899609 gene encoding 65-kDa microtubule-associated protein 1: protein MAEVDVQNPLLGDTTCGSLLHQLQKIWDEVGESDEERDKMLLQLEQECLDVYKRKVDQAAKSRAHLLQALADAKLELSTLLASLGEKTFVGIPEKTSGTIKEQLAAIAPALEQLWKQKEERIKDFSDVQTQIQKICGEIAGSSNQQAGSPKVDESDLSLKKLSEFHDQLKELQKEKSDRLHKVLELVSTVHDLCAVLGIDFYSTVTEVHPSLDDATGVASKSISNDTLARLAKTVIALKEDKKQRLKKLQELATQLIDLWNLMDTSEEERSLFDHVTCNISASVDEVTVPGALALDLIEQAEVEVERLDKLKFSRMKEIAFKRQGELEEIFAHAHIEIDSQAAREKILTLIDSGSVEPSELLADMDNQIIKAKEEAISRKDILDKVEKWMSACEEESWLDDYNRDDNRYNASRGAHLNLKRAEKARILVNKIPGLVETLVVKTRAWEEEHGLTFAYDGVPLLAMLDEYALLRHDREEEKRRMRDQKKFHEQLNTEQEAIFGSRPSPARPLSSTKKVVGPRVNGNGTPNSNRRLSLNQNGGGRSGKRDSARPIAPLNYVAISKEDAASHVSGTEPAPVTP from the exons ATGGCAGAGGTGGATGTTCAAAATCCTCTTCTTGGTGATACAACCTGCGGTTCGTTACTGCATCAGTTGCAG AAAATTTGGGATGAGGTTGGTGAAAGCGACGAGGAAAGGGATAAGATGCTTCTTCAGCTAGAACAAGAGTGCTTGGATGTGTACAAGAGGAAAGTTGACCAGGCTGCAAAGTCAAGGGCACACCTTCTTCAGGCACTGGCAGATGCTAAACTTGAACTTTCAACCCTTCTTGCATCCCTTGGAGAGAAAACGTTTGTTGGAATT CCTGAGAAGACATCAGGAACCATTAAGGAACAACTTGCTGCTATTGCACCAGCTCTAGAACAATTGTGGAAGCAGAAAGAAGAGAGGATAAAGGATTTCTCAGATGTACAAACACAAATACAAAAAATATGCGGAGAAATTGCAGGGAGTAGTAATCAGCAGGCAGGAAGCCCAAAAGTCGACGAGTCTGACTTATCTTTGAAGAAATTGTCAGAATTCCATGACCAGTTAAAAGAGCTCCAAAAGGAGAAA AGTGATAGATTGCACAAGGTCCTGGAACTTGTGAGCACTGTACATGACCTTTGTGCTGTCCTTGGGATCGATTTCTACAGTACAGTGACAGAGGTGCATCCAAGCTTAGATGATGCAACTGGGGTGGCCTCCAAAAGCATAAGCAATGACACCCTAGCTAGGCTTGCTAAAACGGTTATAGCTTTAAAAGAAGATAAGAAGCAGAGGTTAAAGAAG CTTCAAGAGTTAGCAACTCAGCTAATTGATCTTTGGAATTTGATGGATACGTCTGAAGAAGAGCGTAGTTTGTTTGATCATGTTACTTGTAACATCTCAGCTTCAGTGGATGAAGTAACTGTCCCAGGGGCTCTTGCTCTTGATTTGATTGAACAG GCTGAGGTGGAAGTTGAAAGGCTAGATAAGCTTAAATTTAGCAGAATGAAAGAGATTGCATTTAAGAGGCAAGGcgagcttgaagagatttttGCACATGCACACATTGAGATCGACTCGCAAGCTGCTAGAGAGAAAATTTTGACGCTGATTGATTCTGGGAGTGTCGAGCCTTCTGAGTTGCTAGCAGACATggataatcaaatcataaaagcCAAGGAAGAAGCAATCAGTAGGAAAGATATATTGGATAAAGTTGAGAAGTGGATGTCAGCATGTGAAGAAGAAAGCTGGCTTGACGATTACAATAGG GATGACAACAGATATAATGCAAGCAGAGGTGCACACTTAAATCTGAAGCGAGCAGAAAAGGCCAGAATTTTGGTCAACAAAATTCCGG GTCTTGTGGAGACTTTGGTGGTGAAAACCAGAGCATGGGAAGAGGAACACGGACTTACTTTTGCATATGACGGTGTTCCACTTCTTGCGATGTTAGACGAATATGCTTTACTCAGGCATGATAGAGAAGAAGAGAAACGAAGAATGAGG GACCAGAAGAAGTTTCATGAACAGCTAAACACAGAACAAGAAGCGATATTCGGTTCAAGACCAAGCCCGGCGCGACCACTTAGCAGTACAAAGAAGGTGGTGGGACCACGTGTGAATGGTAATGGAACACCTAACAGTAACAGAAGGCTGTCTTTGAACCAAAATGGAGGTGGTAGGTCAGGCAAGAGAGACAGTGCCAGACCAATTGCTCCTTTGAACTATGTCGCCATATCAAAAGAGGATGCTGCCTCACATGTCTCAGGCACTGAGCCTGCCCCAGTTACACCTTAA
- the LOC111899608 gene encoding uncharacterized protein LOC111899608 isoform X2 — protein MDNTVVGEPMDLSEMRSETVGEKRPLENGVDRESGIKKAKGGGIDVGLASNVKKVAEIVLVLATMGKMRGGRKPTAMEVQMMAEAREKLADVCKEFAPKDIFPRDAFGSVIEDLGLNRLREQRLGIRPPKTSIAEKLQLTKQKMEKSEVFPLHSNMYTPPRLQSNISGATENRGASVRMFPSDKTNHTPVSSGSFQNPSNVVHASASNTRALPYQLPTSEVRPGVSNVIHMGRDSSLSVPRAERPHFRIDGGANGSYNTSQSQGKTPSWSMQPQAASFAKAGSDKVKADGSSSHVITSKPFITQGTPTPMNTNHVPHRMNFIQPPSVTDTHSEVSKIVQKLLHPHLPDHPTWTPPSRDYMTKALTCQMCKGTINDVDTVLVCDACERGYHLRCLHCNPKSIPRGEWQEWHCAKCLTISNGKPLPPKYGRVMRNISTPKLSSNTLTDQPCLDKKSNGISVSQTASGETNSKLTEVENEKHDKSCLVEVERSNEEKFAMLSAPQAPANLEAVTSFENHHTKTDAQSQNTNSSNVQEVSHSDSGQEPGVNGSANKEEGEEGDPVKKVETHDVVVGENEDPLLSSIAMNEVEWIGDVVKEMDGKTYYQSCCINGTSYALKDYALFSSPGNKYLPNKLQEMWEDEKTKKKCVTVTRCFFPDDLPEGVGRPCAPETNEVYESNHESTLLAGLIDGPCEVLPPSKFSEENVVRNRLRARGSDRRKPLFLCKWFYDEIKRLFRDVTC, from the exons ATGGATAATACGGTTGTTGGAGAGCCTATGGATCTATCGGAGATGAGATCTGAGACCGTAGGTGAGAAGAGACCGCTGGAGAATGGTGTTGATAGAGAATCGGGCATTAAGAAGGCTAAAGGAGGAGGTATTGATGTTGGGCTGGCGAGTAATGTGAAGAAGGTGGCTGAGATTGTGTTGGTGCTGGCTACTATGGGGAAGATGAGGGGCGGTAGGAAGCCAACGGCGATGGAGGTGCAGATGATGGCTGAGGCGAGGGAGAAATTAGCTGATGTTTGTAAAGAATTTGCTCCAAAAGATATTTTTCCTAGGGATGCTTTTGGGTCAGTAATTGAGGATCTTGGTCTTAATAGATTGAGGGAACAGAGGTTAGGGATTCGGCCTCCAAAGACGTCGATTGCTGAGAAATTGCAGCTTACAAAGCAAAAG ATGGAAAAGTCTGAggttttcccattacattccaATATGTATACACCTCCAAGACTGCAATCAAACATAAGTGGGGCTACTGAAAACCGTGGTGCCTCTGTAAGGATGTTTCCATCAGATAAAACAAATCACACACCTGTTTCTTCTGGAAGCTTCCAGAATCCTTCAAACGTGGTTCATGCTTCTGCATCCAACACACGAGCTTTACCTTATCAATTGCCCACAAGTGAGGTAAGACCTGGTGTCTCCAATGTCATACATATGGGAAGAGATTCTTCATTGTCAGTTCCTCGAGCTGAAAGACCACATTTTAGAATAGATGGAGGTGCAAATGGTTCTTATAATACGTCACAGTCCCAAG GGAAAACTCCATCATGGTCTATGCAGCCTCAAGCTGCTTCTTTTGCTAAAGCTGGATCTGATAAAGTAAAGGCAGATGGCTCATCTAGTCATGTAATTACATCTAAACCATTCATCACTCAAGGAACACCTACTCCTATGAACACGAATCATGTCCCACATCGTATGAACTTCATTCAACCTCCTTCTGTCACGGATACACACAGTGAAGTTAgtaaaattgttcaaaagttactGCACCCGCATCTGCCAGATCATCCCACATGGACACCTCCTTCAAGGGATTACATGACCAAGGCTTTGACTTGTCAAATGTGCAAGGGGACAATCAATGATGTGGATACTGTACTTGTATGTGATGCTTGTGAAAGAGGGTATCACTTGAGGTGTCTACATTGTAACCCAAAATCTATCCCTAGAGGCGAGTGGCAGGAATGGCATTGTGCAAAGTGTTTGACCATAAGCAATGGAAAACCTCTTCCCCCTAAATATGGTCGTGTTATGAGAAACATAAGTACACCAAAGTTATCTTCAAATACTCTAACAGATCAGCCATGTTTAGATAAGAAATCAAATGGGATCTCTGTTTCACAAACTGCTTCTGGTGAAACCAACAGTAAACTGACAGAAGTAGAAAATGAGAAACATGACAAGTCTTGTTTGGTTGAAGTTGAAAGATCAAATGAAGAGAAGTTTGCAATGCTGTCAGCACCACAGGCTCCTGCTAATCTGGAGGCAGTTACTAGTTTTGAAAATCATCATACAAAGACAGATGCTCAGTCTCAAAACACTAACAGTAGTAATGTCCAAGAAGTTTCACATAGTGATAGTGGACAAGAACCTGGTGTTAATGGTTCAGCTAATAAGGAGGAGGGTGAAGAAGGTGATCCAGTTAAAAAAGTTGAAACTCATGATGTTGTGGTTGGTGAAAATGAGGACCCTTTATTGAGTAGCATAGCCATGAATGAAGTTGAATGGATTGGGGATGTGGTAAAAGAAATGGATGGAAAAACATATTACCAGTCTTGTTGCATCAATGGAACTTCATATGCATTAAAGGATTATGCACTTTTCAGCTCCCCTGGCAATAAATATTTGCCTAATAAACTACAA GAAATGTGGGAAGATGAAAAGACGAAAAAGAAGTGTGTTACTGTGACTCGGTGTTTTTTTCCTGATGATTTGCCCGAGGGTGTTGGTCGCCCATGTGCACCAGAAACCAATGAG GTATATGAATCGAATCATGAAAGCACATTATTGGCTGGGTTGATTGATGGGCCATGTGAGGTTCTTCCTCCAAGCAAGTTCTCTGAAGAAAACGTCGTTAGAAATCGTTTGAGGGCACGAGGCAGTGATAGACGAAAACCTCTTTTTCTTTGCAA ATGGTTTTATGATGAAATAAAACGGCTATTTCGAGATGTTACATGCTGA